The DNA window AAACTCAGTATTGCCAGCGCTTATCTGTTTTCTTTTATCTCCACTTAAAAAATTTAATTCATAATCAAAACTTTCGTGACCCAATAATGCCGAAAAATTATGGTTATTAATAGATTTTGTATATTCTAAAATCTGATTGAAAGTCAATCCAGTTCGAATAAGATTATCTCTAGAAGAATATCCATCAGGTGCGCCGTCGCCAATAACTGGATTCCAATAAGTTACATTGTTGGTTTGATCTCTATCTATTGCTAAGTTGGTTTTGAAAGTAAAATCTTTTAAAAATTTAAATTCAAGATAGGTTCTCGCTCCAAGAGTCATTCCTGAATTGTCATCTATATTGTTTATAGTTTCATAAACGACATTTCTTCCGTTTGATGCTGATGCAGCTCGGATATCGGAGTATACTGGGTTTCCAGCTCCGTCTAAAATTACGGCCCCAGTGGCATCGTGTTTTAGAACTGGATATATCGGCCCCATATATCGAATTGTTCTAAAAGGATTGTTGAAGCTATTGGTATTATCAACTCCATCGACAGCATTGCTTGACTCTGTTACAATTCCAGTCAAATTAATACCTGTTTTGAACCAGTCATTAAGTTTTGTGTTAACATTTACTCTTGCAGTGCTCCTGGTATAGGAAGATCCGATAATATTTCCTTCTTGATTAAGATGACTTAATGAAGCGAAATAATCTGTTTTTTCAGTTCTACCTTGATAAGAAAAATCAGCAGATCGTAGTACTCCCGCTCTGCTTATTTGTTTTTCCCAATCCAAGTCATTTGCATATAAAAGCTGTGCATTTGGATTTAATTTTCCATCTAAACCTACTATTGTGCCGTTGGGTACATTAAACGGGTTGTTGACTAAGAATACAGGAACCTGCGCAGAAGCATAGGCATTAGCAGCAGCTAATTCGGCAGGGGTTGACATAGCTCTACTATTTCGTAGTGCTTCCCAAATTAATGGATAGTACTGAAAGGCGTCAACTCTTTCGTACTCTGGAATGGAGCGGGTAGAAAGTCCGGACGTGATATTCAATGTAAACTTATCTTTTTCAGTCTTGCCTCTTTTTGTGGTAATAATAATTACTCCATTGGCAGCTTTCGAACCATATAATGAGGTGGAGGCTGCATCCTTCAGCACTGAAAGGCTTTCAACGTCAGCCGTATTTATTGTGTTGATATCTCCCGTAAACGGTACGCCGTCAACAATGTATAATGGAGTGTTAGAACCGCTAATAGAGCTAAATCCTCTAATTCGAATAGCGGGAGCGGAACCAGGTTGACCTGTGTTGCTCACAACTTGAACTCCTGAAACAGCTCCTTCGATACCAGATAAAACATTCGTTAGTGGTCGGTCTTCTAAAGCTTCTGCCTTAATTTTTGTGGCTGAACCTGTGTAAGAAGATTTTTTTGAGGTTCCATAGGCTACAACAACTACTTCGTCAAGTGATTTTGACTCCGAGTCTAACCGAATATTTACGGAATTAGACGTACTGACTTTCGCTGTTTTGTCATCCATTCCTACGAAGGAAAAAATTAAAACATCACCTACTTTTGCTTTGATCGCATATTTGCCATCGATGTCGGTTTGTACACCATTTTTTGTCCCTTTTACAATAACATTCGCTCCCGGAACAGGGCCAGTGTTATCCGAAACTACACCGGTGATTGTTCTCTCTTGAGCAAAAGAAAACTGTAAAAAAAACGCTATGACCAGCGTAAAAATCCATTTGTACTTTAGTTTCATTTTTAATTTTTTTTGAATTAGTTCGGCAAACATCTTGATAATTTGTTAACATTCCAAAAATATATAAACCTTTTTTATGTTTTAATGCAAAATTTAACGTTTATCATAAAAAATGTTTATGGATAAAATAATTACTTTTTATGCATAATAAAAAAAGCCCCCTCAAATTATATGTCTTGAGACGGCTTTTTAGATAGAAATGTCTTTTAGCTAGATTTTTTAGAATTCAATATTGTAGCATAAAGTGACAATGGTATTTGAGAATAAAATCTTCTGACCATCGTTGCTGCCATTAGAAAAATTCAATTTGAGTACTCCATTTTTTGTTCGGAGTCCCACACCTGCGCCGAACCCTAGGAGATTGGCTGTGTAGTTGCTAGATCGATCTTCATAATAGCCATAGTCTAAAATAGAATGAAGGTACAGATCAGGGGAGATGATATAGCGATATTCGCTGATCAGGGCGGTCATAAAATTGGCTTGTAAACTATTTTCGGCAAACCCACGTATTGATTTTGTTCCGCCAAAACGATACAATTCGTTGATGATATAAGTGTCGCTTTTTAGAAAATAATTTTGATAATTTATGTTTATGCAGTTTTTAGGGTTTAAGTAGAAATTATGCATCGCATTGATGATAATGTAGGTCTGCTTGCTGGTTCCTGCGGTTTGGTCTAAGTCTGAAGTGGCTCGGCTTCCGAGTCCCATCATAATCGAGAGGGTTGTTTTTTTCGGGAAAGTGTTGTGGTTATTGTCTAATTTGGTATAGTCTAAATTTCCAGTAAGAAAAGAATTGGTGTAATCGCTGATTGTTGTGTTGTTGGTGTTTTGTATATCGCTAGATTCTGTAGCTTGGTATCCTAAATAAATTCTGGTTTTATAATCGATAAAGTAACCTAAGTCGATGGCCGTTTTGGTGTTCTGAAAGATACTGTCTTGTTTGAAGATATTAATTTGGGCTTTCAGGCCGATTGGGGTTCTGAAAATATAAGGTAGATCGATGCTGGCTTTGAATGTTCTTTGGTTGTTGCCGTCACTTTTCCAGTAGAGTGAGAATTGTTCACCCGCTTTAATGGTGTTTTCTAATGCTAAATCTAAGTACCCATTGAAGGTTAGTTTGCCATTGTTAGTATTGGCAAAACCGATAAACCCATCAAAAGTATTGGATTTTCTTTTTTCGAGATAAACATATACTTTGGTGGTATCCTGAGTAAATAGGATTTCAGGATTTTTAATCTGATTGACGAAACTAAATTTTTCGAAATCATTTTGAACCTTGCGGACCGTTTCTTGATTCAAAACTGTATTTCGGTATTTGCGGTTGATTTGTTTTAAATGTCCTTCTGGAAACCAATTTGTTTTGCTGCTTTCGCCAAATTGCACCACAATTTCATCTAATTCCCTTTTTTGACCAGAATCAAATTGTAATTCTGCTATTAATATGTTCTTTCTTTTTTGAATGTTGATTAGTTTTAACTTGGCAAAGGCGTAACCATTTTGTTCTAGTTTTTGTATAGAATTGTTTAAAAAAGATTCTATTTCAGTATAGGCAAGGACTAAAGTGTCTTTTGTTTTGTCGAAGCCAATCCAATCTTTGATAATGATATTGTTGTCCGTTTTGGTTTCAATTCCATCTGCTTTGGATTGGGATGCTGTGAAGATTTTTTTACCTATATATATATGTATCGATTTGATTTGCTGTCCCAAACTGAATTTTGCGCTGTATGTTGAGTCGTTTTTCTTTGTGTTTTCAAGGATTTGATTTTCAATATATCCTATTTTGGAGAGCCTTTCCGATACGCTGTTTGTTTCGTCGGCAATAGATTGTGCATTGGCGTGAGCCGAATTGTATTTTATGGAATCAATTACTTTCGTTTCGGCTGTGGAGTTTCCAATTATTTTCAATTGGAAATTTTGCGCAAAGCTGTTTGCCCAAAAACATAACAATAGGATTGTACAAGATAAAATTTTCAAAACAATCAGTGTTTAATAATTGTAACGCAAATATCTAATGTTTGTGATAATAAACCATCAATATCAGGTGAAATGTTGATTTTCGCACATTTTTTAAAGACTTAATTATCTTTTTTGGCGCTTTTAGTGTATGTCTCAATGACTTTTTCGCATTAAAGTTAGGAGGATAGGTTCGGATAAATAGAAATTGAGAAATTAAATGGTAGCTTGGATTTGATTCAATAGGCAGGGAAATGCGGTAGAATTGATATTTTATCGGCAATTCGCTATTTCATTAATTCACAAATAATTACTAATATGGAAATTTAATGAATTATGGTTTGTTTAGAAAAAAATTATTACTACATTTGCAACCCCGTAAAAAGCGGGAATTTTATAAACAAGTAATTTTTAGTATTTAATTATGCCAACTATTCAACAATTAGTAAGAACAGGAAGAACTCAAATCACTAAGAAGAGTAAATCGGTTGCTTTAGATTCTTGTCCTCAAAGAAGAGGTGTTTGTACGCGTGTTTACACTACTACTCCAAAAAAACCAAACTCTGCAATGCGTAAAGTAGCGCGTGTACGTTTGACAAATGGAAATGAAGTAAATGCCTACATCCCAGGTGAAGGACACAATCTACAAGAGCACTCGATAGTATTAGTGCGAGGCGGAAGAGTAAAAGATTTACCAGGAGTTAGATACCACATCGTTCGTGGTGCGCTTGATACCTCAGGTGTAGCAGGAAGAACGCAACGTAGATCTAAGTATGGTGCAAAACGTCCAAAAGAGGCGAAAAAGTAATTTTTAAAACTCAAAAAGAAAAGAAATGAGAAAAAGAGCGGCGAAAAAAAGACCACTTTTACCAGATCCAAGGTTTAACGACCAATTGGTAACGCGTTTTGTAAACAACTTAATGTGGGACGGTAAGAAATCAACAGCTTTTAAAGTGTTTTATGATGCAATTGACATCATCGAAACTAAAAAGCAAAATGATGACAAAACATCATTAGAAATTTGGAAAGATGCTTTGACAAACGTTATGCCTCACGTAGAAGTACGTAGTCGTAGAGTGGGTGGAGCTACATTTCAAATCCCAATGCAAATTAGACCAGACAGAAAAATTTCTATGGCTATGAAATGGTTAATTCTTTATTCAAGAAGAAGAAACGAAAAATCTATGGCTCAAAGATTGGCTTCAGAATGTTTAGCTGCGGCTAAAGAAGAAGGAGCAGCTGTTAAGAAAAGAATGGATACTCACAAAATGGCAGAAGCTAACAAAGCTTTCTCTCACTTTAGATTTTAATTCTTAAGAAATGGCTAGAGATCTTAAATATACAAGAAACATAGGAATTGCTGCTCACATTGATGCTGGTAAAACAACAACAACAGAGCGTATATTATTCTATACAGGGAAATCACATAAAATTGGTGAAGTGCACGATGGTGCTGCAACGATGGACTGGATGGCACAAGAGCAAGAAAGAGGTATTACAATTACTTCAGCTGCTACAACTTGTGAATGGAATTTTCCTTCCGATCAAGGTAAAATTTTACCTGAATCTAAACCTTATCACTTTAATATTATCGATACCCCAGGTCACGTGGACTTTACTGTTGAAGTAAACCGTTCTTTGCGTGTACTTGATGGTTTGGTTTTCTTGTTTAGTGCTGTTGATGGTGTAGAGCCACAATCAGAAACGAACTGGAGACTTGCAGATCAATATAGAGTGCCAAGAATTGGATTTGTAAACAAAATGGACCGTCAAGGTTCTAACTTTTTGATGGTTTGTCAACAAGTTAGAGATATGTTGAAATCAAACGCTGTGGCGATTACTTTGCCAATTGGTGAGGAAAATGATTTCAAAGGAGTGGTTGATTTGGTTAAAAATCAAGCTATTGTTTGGCATGATGCTGGTTTAGGAGCAACTTATGATATTGTGCCTATCCCAGAGGATATGCTTGCAGAAGTAAAAGAATACCGCTCAATTTTAATTGAAGCCGTTGCTGATTATGATGAAAATCTGTTGGAGAAATTCATGGAAGATGAAGAATCTATCACAGAAGAAGAAATCAACAATGCCTTAAGAGCTGCAGTTATGGATATGGCTATCATTCCGATGATTGCTGGTTCTTCTTTCAAAAACAAAGGAGTTCAATTTATGTTGGATGCAGTGTGTAAATACTTGCCTTCACCATTAGATAAAGAAGGTATCAAAGGAATTCATCCAGATGATGCTGAACTACTTGAAGAAGATCAAACTCAAATTTTACGTAAACCAGATGTAAAAGAGCCTTTCGCTGCTTTGGCATTTAAGATTGCTACTGACCCATTCGTAGGTCGTTTGGCTTTCTTCCGTGCTTATTCAGGAAGATTGGATGCTGGTTCTTATGTTTTGAATACACGTTCAGGAAACAAAGAAAGAATTTCTCGTATCTACCAAATGCACGCTAACAAACAAAATCCAATCGAATATATTGAGGCTGGAGATATTGGAGCTGCTGTTGGATTTAAGGATATCAAAACAGGAGATACATTGTGTGATGAAAAACACCCAATTATTTTGGAGTCAATGAAATTCCCTGCGCCAGTAATTGGTATTGCCATTGAACCTAAAACTAAAGCTGACGTTGATAAAATGGGTATGGCTTTGGCTAAATTAGCTGAAGAAGATCCTACATTTACTGTTAGAACTGACGAAGCTTCAGGACAAACTATTATCTCAGGTATGGGTGAGCTTCACTTAGATATCTTGGTTGATAGAATGCGTCGTGAATTCAAAGTTGAAGTAAATCAAGGTGAGCCTCAAGTAGAATACAAAGAAGCTTTCACAAAATCAGCACAACACAGAGAAACATACAAGAAACAATCTGGTGGACGTGGTAAATTTGGGGATATTGTATTTTTATTGGAGCCAGCTGATGAAGTAGATGGTAAAGTTCCAGTGGGATTGCAATTTATTAATTCAGTAAAAGGAGGTAACGTTCCTAAGGAATATATCCCATCCGTTGAAAAAGGTTTCCGTGAAGCTATGAAAACTGGTCCTTTAGCAGGATACCAAGTCGATAGTTTGAAAGTTACTTTGTTAGATGGATCTTTCCACCCTGTCGATTCTGATGCACTTTCATTTGAACTTGCTGCAAGAATGGGGTACAAAGAAGTGGCAAAAGCTGCTGGAGCAATTATTCTTGAGCCAATCATGAAAATGGAAGTGATTACACCTGAAGAAAACATGGGAGATATCGTAGGTGATATCAACCGTCGTAGAGGTCAAGTAAATGACATGGGTGATAGAGCAGGTGCTAAAACCATCAAAGCAGATGTGCCGTTATCAGAAATGTTCGGATATGTTACCACATTGAGAACCTTGTCATCTGGTAGAGCTACATCTACAATGGAATTTTCACACTACGCAGAAACGCCTTCTAATATTTCAGA is part of the Flavobacterium nackdongense genome and encodes:
- the rpsL gene encoding 30S ribosomal protein S12, which translates into the protein MPTIQQLVRTGRTQITKKSKSVALDSCPQRRGVCTRVYTTTPKKPNSAMRKVARVRLTNGNEVNAYIPGEGHNLQEHSIVLVRGGRVKDLPGVRYHIVRGALDTSGVAGRTQRRSKYGAKRPKEAKK
- the rpsG gene encoding 30S ribosomal protein S7, whose amino-acid sequence is MRKRAAKKRPLLPDPRFNDQLVTRFVNNLMWDGKKSTAFKVFYDAIDIIETKKQNDDKTSLEIWKDALTNVMPHVEVRSRRVGGATFQIPMQIRPDRKISMAMKWLILYSRRRNEKSMAQRLASECLAAAKEEGAAVKKRMDTHKMAEANKAFSHFRF
- the fusA gene encoding elongation factor G produces the protein MARDLKYTRNIGIAAHIDAGKTTTTERILFYTGKSHKIGEVHDGAATMDWMAQEQERGITITSAATTCEWNFPSDQGKILPESKPYHFNIIDTPGHVDFTVEVNRSLRVLDGLVFLFSAVDGVEPQSETNWRLADQYRVPRIGFVNKMDRQGSNFLMVCQQVRDMLKSNAVAITLPIGEENDFKGVVDLVKNQAIVWHDAGLGATYDIVPIPEDMLAEVKEYRSILIEAVADYDENLLEKFMEDEESITEEEINNALRAAVMDMAIIPMIAGSSFKNKGVQFMLDAVCKYLPSPLDKEGIKGIHPDDAELLEEDQTQILRKPDVKEPFAALAFKIATDPFVGRLAFFRAYSGRLDAGSYVLNTRSGNKERISRIYQMHANKQNPIEYIEAGDIGAAVGFKDIKTGDTLCDEKHPIILESMKFPAPVIGIAIEPKTKADVDKMGMALAKLAEEDPTFTVRTDEASGQTIISGMGELHLDILVDRMRREFKVEVNQGEPQVEYKEAFTKSAQHRETYKKQSGGRGKFGDIVFLLEPADEVDGKVPVGLQFINSVKGGNVPKEYIPSVEKGFREAMKTGPLAGYQVDSLKVTLLDGSFHPVDSDALSFELAARMGYKEVAKAAGAIILEPIMKMEVITPEENMGDIVGDINRRRGQVNDMGDRAGAKTIKADVPLSEMFGYVTTLRTLSSGRATSTMEFSHYAETPSNISEAVIKKAKGNA
- a CDS encoding SusC/RagA family TonB-linked outer membrane protein; protein product: MKLKYKWIFTLVIAFFLQFSFAQERTITGVVSDNTGPVPGANVIVKGTKNGVQTDIDGKYAIKAKVGDVLIFSFVGMDDKTAKVSTSNSVNIRLDSESKSLDEVVVVAYGTSKKSSYTGSATKIKAEALEDRPLTNVLSGIEGAVSGVQVVSNTGQPGSAPAIRIRGFSSISGSNTPLYIVDGVPFTGDINTINTADVESLSVLKDAASTSLYGSKAANGVIIITTKRGKTEKDKFTLNITSGLSTRSIPEYERVDAFQYYPLIWEALRNSRAMSTPAELAAANAYASAQVPVFLVNNPFNVPNGTIVGLDGKLNPNAQLLYANDLDWEKQISRAGVLRSADFSYQGRTEKTDYFASLSHLNQEGNIIGSSYTRSTARVNVNTKLNDWFKTGINLTGIVTESSNAVDGVDNTNSFNNPFRTIRYMGPIYPVLKHDATGAVILDGAGNPVYSDIRAASASNGRNVVYETINNIDDNSGMTLGARTYLEFKFLKDFTFKTNLAIDRDQTNNVTYWNPVIGDGAPDGYSSRDNLIRTGLTFNQILEYTKSINNHNFSALLGHESFDYELNFLSGDKRKQISAGNTEFINFVTTSDLTSYTRNYATESYFSRLGYDYKEKYIVSGSYRRDGSSKFAKDYQWGDFWSVGLAWNVAKENFLADSSWLNDLKIRGSMGEVGNDSHTSNAGLSFYVSSPTYTLNSSNGGEGGIRANGQGAPELQWEKNTQSDIAVEFGLFNNRLRGVVEYYKRTTDGLIFDVPNPLTAGLDSRVENVGSMFNDGIEISLDAMILKSKDFSWNLNINASTIHNEITSLPQKEIITGTKKYTVGSSIYDYWLRDWYGVDPADGFALYTLDPKFKPAAGVVDTTVRVVNGTDVTTDQNKALFHYVDDSLPDLFGSFTNTFKYKGFQLDVLFTYQIGGKMYDSNYAALMHTGNQYGSALSTDILNRWQKPGDITDVPRLDVNRNVQSSAASDRWLLNSDYLSFRQVNMSYNLPSDFVSKIGLEAARVFVNGENLVLFTSKVGTDPTQNFNGTTQNRFSPARIITMGVNFNF
- a CDS encoding BamA/TamA family outer membrane protein, giving the protein MKIIGNSTAETKVIDSIKYNSAHANAQSIADETNSVSERLSKIGYIENQILENTKKNDSTYSAKFSLGQQIKSIHIYIGKKIFTASQSKADGIETKTDNNIIIKDWIGFDKTKDTLVLAYTEIESFLNNSIQKLEQNGYAFAKLKLINIQKRKNILIAELQFDSGQKRELDEIVVQFGESSKTNWFPEGHLKQINRKYRNTVLNQETVRKVQNDFEKFSFVNQIKNPEILFTQDTTKVYVYLEKRKSNTFDGFIGFANTNNGKLTFNGYLDLALENTIKAGEQFSLYWKSDGNNQRTFKASIDLPYIFRTPIGLKAQINIFKQDSIFQNTKTAIDLGYFIDYKTRIYLGYQATESSDIQNTNNTTISDYTNSFLTGNLDYTKLDNNHNTFPKKTTLSIMMGLGSRATSDLDQTAGTSKQTYIIINAMHNFYLNPKNCININYQNYFLKSDTYIINELYRFGGTKSIRGFAENSLQANFMTALISEYRYIISPDLYLHSILDYGYYEDRSSNYTANLLGFGAGVGLRTKNGVLKLNFSNGSNDGQKILFSNTIVTLCYNIEF